From Bradyrhizobium sp. AZCC 1610:
CGGACAAGGGCGGGGTCGGCAAGACGACCGTGTCGCGGACGCTTCTGGATTATTTCAGTGCCAACAACGTGCCGACCCGGGCATTCGATACCGAATCCCCACGCGGCACCCTGAAGCGCTTCCACCCTGACATCACCGAGATCGTCGACATGACGACGACCTCGGACCAGATGAAGATCTTCGATACGCTGAACGCGGCCAGCCCCTCCGTCACCGTGATCGACGTCCGCGCCGGACTGTTGTCGCCGGCGCTGGCTTCGCTGCGCGACATCGGCTTTCTCGATGCGGCCAAGGCGGGACAGATCACCTTCTCCGTGTTCCACATCCTGGGTCCCTCGATCGCCTCGCTGGACGAAATCGCCGAGACCGCGAACTTCATGCAGGGCGCCAAATATTACCTGGTGAAGAACTTCATCAACGACACCCAGTTCTTCCAGTGGGACCAGGCGACCTACAATTCCTATTTCCACCGTATCAAGGACGCCACCGAACTCACGATCCCCAAGCTCAACGAAATGGCCTATGAGCAGGTCGAGGTGTCCTCGGTGCCGTTCCTCAAGTTCGTCGCCAACAAGGGCAAGGAGGACGAAGCCGCGAACTATTCGTTCGTGCTGCGCGGCTATGTCCGGCACTGGCTCGCCAATGTCTGGAGCGAGTTCGACCGCATCAAGTTGACCGATCTCGTCGGCGCCAAGCCTGGCGTGCGCGGCGGTGAAAAATAGTCGCGCACCCGCCGCGATGGGGGCTGGATTAGCCAAAAAATTCCTTTGATATAGCGGGTAATGAGCCCCACGCCCGTCTACATCATCTGCTCGCCCCGGCCGCTGGTCGGCAAGACGCTGCTTGCGCGGCTCTTGAGCGAGTTCCTGCTGCTGAAAAACGGTACGGTATCCTCCTTCGACATCAACCTGAAGGAACCATCGCTGCTCGAATATCTGCCGCGCCTGACCGAGACGGCCGACGTCATGGACACCTATGGCAAGATGCAGCTCATGGACCGCCTGATCGTCAATGACGGTGTCGCCAAGGTGATCGACCTCGGCTTTCATGCGTTCGACGAGTTCTTCAAGATGACCAACGAGATCGGTTTTCTGAAAGAGGCCGCGCGGCGCAGCGTCGCGCCGATTGTCCTGTTCGTGGCCGATACCGACCGCGTTTCTTCGCGCGCCTATCCGACGTTACGGGAGCAGATCCCGCTGAAAGCGCTGATTGCGGTCGACAACGAGTACGTCGTGCGTGGCGAACTGCCCGAGCAGATGGGGCTGGGGCGGGTGCTGCGAATATCGGCCCTGCCCTCGTTCCTGAAGACCTATGTCGACCGGCTGACCTTTTCCTTCACCGACTACCTGCGCAACGAGAGAGACTCATCGACCGAGCTGCACCAGTGGATCCGCAGGAATTACACCAGCTTTCGGGAGCTCGAGTTCAGCCTGCTCCCGCAGCAGTCGTGAGTCGCTGCGACGGGTGCCACCTCATAATATTACCCGGGTAATATTTACGTAACCCGCCGTGTCTGGTATCGCCTCCGCCTGACCCAACTGGCGAGACCATCCCATGACATCGGACAGAAAGGCGGTCATCGCTGCCTACAAAGAGCGGAAAACCTTCGCAGGGGTTTTCGTCATCCGCTGCAAGGCCTCGCCCCAGGCATGGGTCGGCCAGACGCCCAATCTGGAAAAGATCCAGAACCGGATCTGGTTCACGCTGCGCCAGGGCAGCCACACCTGCCGCACCCTGCAGGCAGCATGGACCATGCACGGGCCTGACAGCCTGACGTTCGAGGAATGCGAACGGCTGGAAGAGGAAGAAATGCCGTATGTCCGCGATGCGCTGCTGAAAGAGCGCGCGCTGCATTGGAGGTCGCAGTTCAACGCAGAGGCGGTCTGATGTTGTTGTCGTCCTTGCGAACGCAGGGACCCATACCGCGTTGCTCTCGCGATTGAGACGAGATGGCAATCGCCTTGCACAACAACTACCGACGGTGGATATGGGTCCCTGCGTTCGCAGGGACGACGGAGAGCGGTTCGACTGACGAAAGCTCAATGCCCTTCGAACGCCATCAGCGTGCGCACCGGAACGTCCATCGCGCGCAGCTTGGCGGCACCGCCGAGATCGGGCAGATCGATGATGAAGCAGGCCGCGACGACGTTGGCGCCGATCTGGCGCAGCAATTTCACCGCGCCTTCCGCAGTGCCGCCAGTGGCGATGAGATCATCGACCAGGATGACGCGCTCGCCGGGATGGACCGCGTCGGCATGCATTTCCATTTCATCAAGGCCGTATTCCAGCGAATAGGCGATCCGCACCGTGGTATGCGGCAGCTTGCCTTTCTTGCGGATCGGCACGAAGCCGGCGGAAACCTGATGCGCGACCGCGCCGCCGAGGATAAACCCCCTCGCCTCGATGCCGGCGACCTTGTCGATCTTCAATCCAGCCCATGGCTGCACCAGTTCATCGACCGCGCGGCGGAAGGCGCGCGCATCCGCCAGCAGGGTCGTGATGTCGCGAAACAGGATGCCCTTTTTCGGGTAATCCGGAATGGTGCGGACAGTGGCCTTCAGGTCATGATCGAATGTCATCGGTATCTCGCAATCCTCAATTGACTGGTACGCTCAGACGAAAGGCGTTTTCGACGATACGCAGTCCTACCTCGCCGCCGAGCGACATCAGCGATTCCGGATGAAACTGCACGCCGCCGACCGGCAGGGTCTTGTGTTCGATCGCCATCGCGACGCCGTCCTCGGTGGTCGCGGTGACCTCGAGAACATCGGGCACGCTGTCGCGCTCGACATAGAGCGAATGATAGCGGCCGATCACGATCTCATTGGGCAAGTTGTGCATCAGCCGCCCGCCGCGCACCTGAACCCGCGACGGCCGCCCGTGCGCGGGGTGGGTGAGCTGGCCAAGCTGGCCGCCGAAATATTCGCCGATCGCCTGCACGCCGAGACAGACGCCGAAGATCGGCAGTTTCCTGTCAAGCGCAGTGCCGATGGTTTTCGAAATTCCGAAATCCTCAGGGCGACCCGGGCCCGGCGACAGCACCAGCAAATCCCAGCTCTTCTGCTTCAGCATCTCCTGGGCATGGACGTGCCGGACCACGGTCACGCTTGCGCCGACCTGCCGGAAATAATCCGCCAGCATGTGCACAAAACTGTCGTCGTGGTCGATCAGCAGCACCTTGCGGCCCGAGCCGGTGGCATCGGGCGCAAACGCCGACAGCGGCTTCGGCGCATCGCCGCGCAGCGCCTGGAACAGCGCCGCCGCCTTGACCTGGCATTCGCGATCTTCCGCGGCGGGGTCAGAATCGAACAGACAGGTGGCGCCGACGCGCACTTCGGCGAGGCCGTCCTTCATCCGAATGGTGCGGATGGTGAGCCCGGTATTGATGCTGCCGTCGAAATTCACAGCACCAATCGCGCCGGCATACCAGCGCCGCGACGAACGCTCATTGTCCTCGACGAACTGCATCGCCCACAATTTCGGTGCGCCCGTCACGGTGACCGCCCAGGCATGGGTCAGGAAGGCGTCGAGCGCATCGAAGCCCGGGCGCAGCATGCCCTCGACATGATCGACGGTATGGAACAGCTTTGAATAGGTCTCGATCTGCCGCCGTGCCAGCACCTTGATGGTGCCGGGCACGCAAACGCGCGCCTTGTCGTTGCGGTCGACGTCGGTGCACATGTTGAGTTCGAACTCGTCCTTTTCCGAGTTCAGCAGCTGCCTGATCTGCTCGGCATCGCCGATCGCATCGACGCCGCGCGCGATCGTGCCTGAGATCGGGCAGGTCTCGACCCTGCGACCGTCGGAGCGGACGAACATCTCCGGCGAGGCCGACACCAAAAATTCGCCGTCGCCGAGATTCATCAGCGCGCCATAGGGCGACGGGTTGATGCGGCACAGCCGCTGGAAAACTTCAGCCGGCGAACGCTCGCACGGCTCGGCGAACAATTGCCCCGGCACCGCCTCGAACAGGTCGCCGCGTGCGAATGCCGCGCGCGCGACCTCAACCGTCGCCTGATATTCGCCGGGCGCATGGTCGGCAAAGCCTTGCCGCGGCGTCCTGGCGTAAACGCTCTCGGCGGTGTCGCGCGGCAGACCCTTGGTGGATTTTCCTTTCCAGGCAAAATCGTAGCTCAACACCACGCCGCGGCCGGTGGCGCGGTCATAGGCCAGCAGGCGGTCCGGCACATACAGCACGATGTCGCGCTGGTCGCTTTCCCGCGCCCTCTTCTGCACGAGATCCTCGATCTGGAACACGAGGTCGTAGGCAAAGGCGCCGAACAGGCCGAGCAGCGGGTCGTCATTGGCCGTGAAGGCGGCGACGAGAACGCGCACCAGCGACATCACGCTGGCGCGGCGGGTGCGTTGGTCTTCCTCGACCGGTGCCGCGCCGCGGATGATGTGGCCGGCCAGCCGCGTCGGGGTTTTTTCAGAAACCACCACGCAGGGCTCGCGCAGAACATCGCCCAGAAACGCGATCAGCACCTCGCCCCGCGCATTCAGCGCAGAAAGCGAAAAGTTCGAGCCGGCCGTTTCCAGCACCAGCGGCGGATCGGCAAAGCCGAGGTCGAAACTCTCGTAGCGGCCCGGCACCGTGGTGCCGGACGACAGCACCACACCGCGGCGGCGGTCGAGCAGTTCGATCAGGTCGTCAAGGCGCTTGGCGTTGCCGGTGAACTGCTCGACGGCACGCGAAATCGCGAGGCCGCCGCTGGTCCGATAGTCGCTATGCTCGGGCAGGGAGAAGGCTGTCCTGTTCATGTGATCCTCTTACGAAAATTCGGGAGGGAACGCCACACAGGACAAACGAAGGGACCGTCGCACTGCGATGGCGACCTTCGACGATTGAAAAATGAAATCGCACCGGCCACCTCTTTAAGAGGTGCGCCACCAAAGACGGGATGGGCTGATAACGGTGTTCATGGACCCTAAACACCATCCGCCGGTGATGATGTCAAGGGAGGGACCGCGGCCGGGGCGCCGGTACCGGGCTCATCTTTGGGTGTCGGAATGCACAAAACTTGCGTAGGATTTGAGCAAGCAGCGGCGCTTTCTGGCGCGCAAAGATTGCGAACGAGGGAGGCAGGCGATGGCATTGCTGGGTCTGGGATATGCCGGTTTTGGATCTGATAACCTCGAGGACTGGCGGCAGTTCGGGACCGGATTGGTGGGGCTGCAGGCGGTGGAGCGCGGCAATTCGCTGCTGGCGTTCCGGATGGATGACCGCAAGCAGCGCATCGTGATCGACCGCGCGATGGGCGAAGGCACGCGTTTCTTCGGCTGGGAGGTCGCCGACAGCGCGGCGCTGGATGCACTGGCGGCGCGGCTGGAGAAAGCCGGCGTGCCTGTCACTGCCGAACCGCAGACGCTGGCCGATGCCAGGCGCGTCCGCAGCCTGATTTCGTTTCACGATCCGGCCGGCAACCGGCTGGAAGCGTTTTACGGCGCCGAGATCGACGACACACCATTCGTGGCGGGACGTTCGATCTCGGGTTTTCGCACCGGCCCGCTCGGCCTTGGCCACGCCGTCCTGACGGTCGAGAACATCGCCCCGGTGATGGCGTTCTATGTCGACGTGCTCGGCTTCGGGCTTTCCGACTACATCGAAAAGCCGTTCCGCGCTTATTTCTTCCATGTCAACGCGCGGCATCACAGCCTCGCGCTGATCGAGACCGGCAAGAACGGCATGCACCATCTGATGGTGGAGCTGTTCTCGCTCGATGATGTCGGCCAGTGCTACGACATCGCGCTGACGCAGCAGGATCGCGTCAGCGTGACGCTCGGCCGGCACACCAACGATTTCATGACCTCGTTTTACGCCAAGACGCCGTCGTCCTTCATGATCGAATGCGGCTGGGGCGGCCGCGAGATCGATCCCGCGACGTGGCAGCCGGTCGAGATGCATGACGGCCCGAGCCTGTGGGGCCATGAGCGCGTCTGGCTGCCGCCCGAAGACCGCGAGGTCGCCCGCGAGATGCGCATGCGCGCCGCGGCTTCCGGCCTGCGCGCGCCGGTGCAGGTGATGGAGGGAAATCACAAGCTGATGTCCGGAACGTGTGCCTGGTGGGACGGGGTACGCGGGAAGAGTTAGACGGTCAGGAGTGTCGCACAACACCTAACGTCGTCCCTGCGAACGCAGGGACCCATAACCACAGGAAGTTGTTATTGTGCGAAGTCGTCGAACAGCATTTGCCAAAACGACAGGCCGCGGCGTATGGGTCCCTGCGTTCGCAGGGACGACAGATGCGCTACGACCTCGCGCGCCTACTCCCGGTAACACCCCTGCTCGATCTCCTCGATCAGCCCACGCGCGTTCGGTTTCCAGCCAAGCTGGCGCGCGCGCTTTGCTCGCACCCGGCTGTTGGATGCCATCGTATCCTCCGTCGTGCCCTCGCCCCATTCGGCGGCGGCTTCTGCCATCGACATCGCCGTGGGCGGGCCTGCAAAACCCAGCATGCGGTTGATCGCCTCGCAGGCTTCGCGCATCGAATTCTCGCCGTTCTCGGCAAAGTAAAAGGCGCCCGCCGGGGCTTTCTCTATGGCAAGCGCGTAGAGGGTCACGAGATCATCGATATGCACATTCGACCAGATGTTCTCGCCGGGTCCGGCATGCGCCGCATTGCCGCGCTTTTTTGCCAGCCTGATCAGCAGTGGCACCTGCACGCTGTCAGGTCCGGCGCCAAGGCCGAGGCCGTAGATCAGGCTCGGGCAGATGATGACCGGACGACAGCCTTTGTCGCGATGGGAGAGAATGAATTCGTTCAGCGCGACCCGCGCCGCGCGCGCTGGCGATGGCGTGACGGAAGTGTCTTCGTCGAAAATCGCATCTGACCGCTCGCCCTTGGCGCGGGTACCGACAATGCTCGATCCCGATGTGTGTATGAACGGCTTGCCGCTGCCGGCGAGCACGCCGAGCAGACTCTCGACGGCCCCCCTGTGATCGGCGCTCGCCGCATTGACGACGACGTCGGCGGCCTGCGCCGCCTGCGCCAGAATTTCTCCGTCGTCGAGCGTTCCCAACAAGGGCTGAACGCCCCGCGCGCGAACCGCCTCGGCCTTCTCCGGCGAACGAACCAGGCCCGTTACCTGATGTCCGGCGGCAATGAGATGCGCCGCAACCGATCCGCCGATATAGCCCGACGCGCCCGTGCAAAAGATTTTCATTCCAGAACCTCAAGCGAGCCGTTGCCGAACTCGGCGATAGCCAGCGCTTCCGACGACAGGCAGCTCACCCGAGATGCCTTTTGAAAAACTCCGTCGCCCTGCCCCAGGCCAGTTCGGCGGCCTGACGGTCATGCACGGATTGCCGCTGCTCGTTGACGAAGGCGTGCTCGGCGTCATAGCGGAACAGCTCCAGCGACTTGCCGGCGGCCTTCATGCCCTGTTCAAAGGCATCGACTACCTCCGGCGTGCACCAGTCGTCCTTGTTGGCAAAATGGGCCTGCAGCGGAATCTTCACATCCGCAGGCTTTGCCGCCTGCTCCGGCGGAATGCCATAGAACACCACGCCGGCCGCGAGCTCCGGAATTTTGGTGGCGCCGATGATGGTCACCGCGCCGCCGAGGCAGAAGCCGGTCAACCCGACCTTGGCGCCGTTGCGCGACAGATATTGCACGGCGCCGCGCACGGTCTGCGTGGTGGCGTCCATGAAATCCAGCGAGTTCATCTCTTTGCCGGCCGCATCCGTGTCATGATACGGCACCACCGTGCCCTTGTAGAGATCTGGCGCCAGCGCATCGAAGCCCGCCCCGGCGAAGCGGTCGCACAGGCCCTTGATCTGGTCCTGCAGGCCCCACCATTCCTGGATCACGACCACCCCCGGCGCATTGCCGCGCGATGCGTTGGCAAGATAGCCGGCGGCATCCTTGCCGTCCGGACGCTTGAAAGTAATGCTGGTACCCATGGGTTCCTCCGCGCTGATTGCTGGATGATTGACCGGCATTTTGTCCGCAGTGCGTTCCGGACGCAATCGCTCGATCTACCCGCCCACGTCAGTTCAGGACAACAAAGTCGGGTCAGGGCAACAAAAAAGCCCCCGCAGGGGCTTTTCCGAAGTTCGCAAGACGCGGGATCAGTGGGCGTTGGCCCAGACCTTCTTCTTGGTGAAGTACAGAAGCACGGTGAGCAGGATCAGGAACACGAACACCTGCAGGCCGAGCGCCTTGCGCGCCTCCATGTGCGGCTCCGCAGCCCACATCAGGAACGTGGTGACGTCCTTGGCGTATTGCGCGACCGTCGCCGGCGAGCCGTCGTCGTAAGTGACCTGGCCGTCGTTCAACGGCTTCGGCATCTTGATGGCGTGGCCGGGGAAATATCTGTTGTAGTAGGAGCCTTCCGGCAGCGTGACGCCGGCCGGGGCCTTGTCCTCATAGCCTTGCATCAGCGCGGCCACATAGTCCGGGCCCTGCTCCTGATACTGGGTGAAGAAGTCTATCAGGAACATCGGGAAGCCGCGGCCGTAGCTGCGCGCCTTGGTGATCAGCGACAGGTCCGGGGGATATGCGCCGCCATTTGCCGCGCGGGCTGCCTGCTCGTTCGGGAACGGCGACGGGAAATAGTCCGCCGGCCGGCCCGGCCGCTCGAACATATCGCCCTGGTCGTTCGGGCCGTCCTTGACCTTGTATTCGGAAGCGAACGCCTGGGCCTGCGCCACCGAGTAGCCGGGACCGCCGGCTTCGGCGAGGTTGCGGAACGCGACAAACGAGAGGCCATGGCAGGACGCGCAGACTTCCTTGTAGACCTTCAGGCCGCGCTGCAATGCGCCGCGATCGAACTTGCCGAAGGGGCCGGCGAACGACCACTTCTCCGCCGGCGGTTTGGTGCCACCTTCGGCAGCGCGGGCGCTCTCGGCGCCGCCCAACAGCAAGCCGCCGGCGACCAGAAGGGCAATCACGCTCGACACCATCGGCGCAGCCTTG
This genomic window contains:
- a CDS encoding GIY-YIG nuclease family protein produces the protein MTSDRKAVIAAYKERKTFAGVFVIRCKASPQAWVGQTPNLEKIQNRIWFTLRQGSHTCRTLQAAWTMHGPDSLTFEECERLEEEEMPYVRDALLKERALHWRSQFNAEAV
- a CDS encoding adenine phosphoribosyltransferase, with translation MTFDHDLKATVRTIPDYPKKGILFRDITTLLADARAFRRAVDELVQPWAGLKIDKVAGIEARGFILGGAVAHQVSAGFVPIRKKGKLPHTTVRIAYSLEYGLDEMEMHADAVHPGERVILVDDLIATGGTAEGAVKLLRQIGANVVAACFIIDLPDLGGAAKLRAMDVPVRTLMAFEGH
- a CDS encoding anthranilate synthase component I; translated protein: MNRTAFSLPEHSDYRTSGGLAISRAVEQFTGNAKRLDDLIELLDRRRGVVLSSGTTVPGRYESFDLGFADPPLVLETAGSNFSLSALNARGEVLIAFLGDVLREPCVVVSEKTPTRLAGHIIRGAAPVEEDQRTRRASVMSLVRVLVAAFTANDDPLLGLFGAFAYDLVFQIEDLVQKRARESDQRDIVLYVPDRLLAYDRATGRGVVLSYDFAWKGKSTKGLPRDTAESVYARTPRQGFADHAPGEYQATVEVARAAFARGDLFEAVPGQLFAEPCERSPAEVFQRLCRINPSPYGALMNLGDGEFLVSASPEMFVRSDGRRVETCPISGTIARGVDAIGDAEQIRQLLNSEKDEFELNMCTDVDRNDKARVCVPGTIKVLARRQIETYSKLFHTVDHVEGMLRPGFDALDAFLTHAWAVTVTGAPKLWAMQFVEDNERSSRRWYAGAIGAVNFDGSINTGLTIRTIRMKDGLAEVRVGATCLFDSDPAAEDRECQVKAAALFQALRGDAPKPLSAFAPDATGSGRKVLLIDHDDSFVHMLADYFRQVGASVTVVRHVHAQEMLKQKSWDLLVLSPGPGRPEDFGISKTIGTALDRKLPIFGVCLGVQAIGEYFGGQLGQLTHPAHGRPSRVQVRGGRLMHNLPNEIVIGRYHSLYVERDSVPDVLEVTATTEDGVAMAIEHKTLPVGGVQFHPESLMSLGGEVGLRIVENAFRLSVPVN
- a CDS encoding VOC family protein, which encodes MALLGLGYAGFGSDNLEDWRQFGTGLVGLQAVERGNSLLAFRMDDRKQRIVIDRAMGEGTRFFGWEVADSAALDALAARLEKAGVPVTAEPQTLADARRVRSLISFHDPAGNRLEAFYGAEIDDTPFVAGRSISGFRTGPLGLGHAVLTVENIAPVMAFYVDVLGFGLSDYIEKPFRAYFFHVNARHHSLALIETGKNGMHHLMVELFSLDDVGQCYDIALTQQDRVSVTLGRHTNDFMTSFYAKTPSSFMIECGWGGREIDPATWQPVEMHDGPSLWGHERVWLPPEDREVAREMRMRAAASGLRAPVQVMEGNHKLMSGTCAWWDGVRGKS
- a CDS encoding NAD-dependent epimerase/dehydratase family protein, with product MKIFCTGASGYIGGSVAAHLIAAGHQVTGLVRSPEKAEAVRARGVQPLLGTLDDGEILAQAAQAADVVVNAASADHRGAVESLLGVLAGSGKPFIHTSGSSIVGTRAKGERSDAIFDEDTSVTPSPARAARVALNEFILSHRDKGCRPVIICPSLIYGLGLGAGPDSVQVPLLIRLAKKRGNAAHAGPGENIWSNVHIDDLVTLYALAIEKAPAGAFYFAENGENSMREACEAINRMLGFAGPPTAMSMAEAAAEWGEGTTEDTMASNSRVRAKRARQLGWKPNARGLIEEIEQGCYRE
- a CDS encoding dienelactone hydrolase family protein codes for the protein MGTSITFKRPDGKDAAGYLANASRGNAPGVVVIQEWWGLQDQIKGLCDRFAGAGFDALAPDLYKGTVVPYHDTDAAGKEMNSLDFMDATTQTVRGAVQYLSRNGAKVGLTGFCLGGAVTIIGATKIPELAAGVVFYGIPPEQAAKPADVKIPLQAHFANKDDWCTPEVVDAFEQGMKAAGKSLELFRYDAEHAFVNEQRQSVHDRQAAELAWGRATEFFKRHLG